A window of Mesomycoplasma lagogenitalium contains these coding sequences:
- a CDS encoding ROK family protein codes for MNEIKYASIDIGGTNVRFALVKNFKIVKKIRFLTNANNWKETLDKICNLLNKYEINQVALCIPGPANYEDGILLKTPNLKGWNNLNVKKYLLENSKISKIIFENDANAMALANHFYYQQSEKDITQFFTISTGFGAGLILNNKIFKGVNHLGQEIARIPLGTNDLDEFHLSPYAIENFVSGTGINLRVQKWSETNVSTKEIFQIYENHFLYKEIIDQGILSLAKTIATTIGFMAPNLIVFGGSVAVNNSWFIKKAVKLAKKFTDKNQYKQVKFRFDKMKDNSALIGLNYLLINE; via the coding sequence GAACAAATGTTCGTTTTGCATTAGTTAAAAATTTTAAAATCGTTAAAAAAATTCGTTTTTTAACTAATGCAAATAATTGAAAAGAGACTCTTGATAAAATTTGTAATTTACTTAATAAATATGAAATTAATCAAGTTGCACTATGTATTCCTGGACCGGCAAATTACGAAGATGGAATTTTATTAAAAACTCCCAATTTAAAAGGCTGAAATAATTTAAATGTTAAAAAATATTTATTAGAAAATTCAAAAATAAGTAAAATTATTTTTGAAAATGATGCTAATGCTATGGCTTTAGCCAACCATTTTTATTATCAACAATCTGAAAAGGATATAACTCAATTTTTCACAATTTCAACAGGTTTTGGAGCTGGATTAATATTAAATAATAAAATATTTAAAGGAGTTAATCATTTAGGACAAGAAATTGCTAGAATTCCTTTAGGAACAAATGATTTAGACGAATTCCATTTATCTCCTTATGCAATTGAAAATTTCGTTTCTGGAACTGGAATTAATTTAAGAGTTCAAAAATGAAGTGAAACTAATGTTTCTACTAAAGAAATTTTTCAAATATACGAAAATCATTTTTTATATAAAGAAATTATTGATCAGGGAATTTTATCATTAGCAAAAACGATTGCAACTACAATTGGATTTATGGCACCTAATTTAATTGTTTTTGGCGGTTCTGTTGCCGTAAATAATTCATGATTTATAAAAAAAGCAGTTAAATTAGCTAAAAAATTTACTGATAAAAATCAATATAAACAAGTTAAATTCCGCTTTGATAAAATGAAAGATAATTCAGCTCTAATTGGTCTTAATTATTTATTAATTAATGAATAA
- a CDS encoding MPN527 family putative ECF transporter permease subunit — MNKNRYNNNYVFSITLTGVMLSLALISLFISNYLIWPFGQYFGLKFDLSIIFILPLFISIKKHYGLIALFIRFILGPIITGNIDISGYLGHFILLISNFIYIYSFLLFNKLFFSKKVICSIILAILITTVIITLLNILFFTPLFFYIFKMVNSISFIEIAQNWSQISNEKFNYYWFTLIIYGTFNLFSFSIASIFLYYMQFFILKKQKKSIEKQEI, encoded by the coding sequence ATGAATAAAAATAGATACAATAATAATTATGTATTTAGTATTACTTTAACGGGAGTAATGCTATCTTTAGCTTTAATTTCTTTATTTATTAGTAATTATTTAATATGACCATTTGGTCAATATTTTGGTTTAAAATTTGATTTATCGATTATCTTTATTTTGCCTTTATTTATTTCAATTAAAAAGCATTATGGATTAATTGCATTATTTATTCGTTTTATTTTAGGGCCAATAATTACAGGAAATATCGATATATCTGGATATTTAGGGCATTTTATTTTATTAATATCAAATTTTATTTATATCTATTCATTTTTATTATTTAATAAATTATTTTTCTCAAAAAAAGTTATTTGTTCAATCATTTTGGCAATTTTGATTACTACAGTTATAATTACATTATTAAATATTTTATTTTTTACTCCTTTATTTTTCTATATATTTAAAATGGTTAATAGCATATCTTTTATTGAAATTGCTCAGAATTGATCACAAATTTCTAATGAGAAATTCAATTATTATTGATTTACATTAATAATTTACGGAACATTCAATCTTTTTAGCTTTTCAATTGCATCTATATTTTTATATTACATGCAGTTTTTCATTTTAAAAAAACAAAAAAAGAGCATTGAAAAGCAAGAAATTTAA